GCGCTGGTGGTGCAGAACCCGAATTTTTTCGGCATCGTCGATGACTTCGAGCCTCTTTTCGAAAAGGCCCGGGCCAGGGGTATCGTGAACATCCTCGTCTTCTATCCCCTGTCACTGGGAATTATAAAAACGCCCGGGGAAATGAAGGCCGATATAGCAGTCGGCGAAGGCCAGTCCCTGGGGCTGCCATTGTCCTTCGGCGGTCCCTATCTCGGCGTTATGGCGGTGGAAAAGAAATTCGTCCGCAAGATGCCGGGGCGCATCGTGGGCGAGACCGTCGACCGGAGCGGGAAACCCGCCTTCGTGCTTACCCTCCAGGCGCGGGAGCAGCATATCCGTAGGGAAAAAGCCACGTCGAACATCTGCTCCAACCAGGCGCTGTGCGCTCTCCGCGCCGTGGTCTACCTGTCCCTGCTGGGGAAGGAGGGCTTTCGGAAAACCGCCCTCATCTGCATGGAGCGGGCCGAATACCTGAAAGAGCAATTGCGCTCAATAAAGAGGATCAAGGTCTTAAAAGGACAGACCTTCAACGAGTTCGCGGTCGATCTCTCAATTCCCGCGGCTGATTTCGCCAAGGGGATGCTCGCCCAGGGCTTTGTCGCGGGCCTACCGGCGTCGTTGTTCTATAAAGACATGGAAAAGCGTCTCATCATAGCAGTCACTGAAAAAAGGTCCTTCAAGGAAACCGAGGAATTCGCGGCAGCCGCGCAGAAGGTGTTGTCATGAAGCATATATTCGAAAAAAGCGTGCCCGGAAGGATCGGCATCGATCCGGGGGTTGTATCCGAGGGAACGATCAAGCTTCTGGACGAACGGTTCCGGAGACAATCGGACAGCCACCTCCCGGAGGTCTCTGAGCTTGACGTGATGCGCCATTACATACTGCTCTCCCAGCTCAATTATTCGGTGGACACGCATTTCTATCCACTCGGCTCCTGCACCATGAAATACAACCCGAAGGCGAACGAGGCCCTGTCATCGCTCCCCGGCTTCGCCGGTGCCCATCCCTTCATGGCCTATCTGGGAGAAGAGCATGTCCAGGGGTGCCTCGAGCTGATCTATAACCTTTCTTCGCTGCTGGCCGAGATAACCGGGATGAAGGGCGTGACCACGCAACCCTATGCCGGGGCCCACGGCGAGCTCACCGGGATCCTCCTCATGGCGGCCTATCACAAGAGCAAGGGGAACAAAAAGAAGTATGTCATCGTGCCCGACGAGGCCCACGGCACCAATCCCGCAAGCGCGGCCATGGGGGGCTACACGGTCATATCCATCCCCGTCGACAAAGAAGGCGGCATGGACGTCGATATCTTCCGCGAGAAGATGAGCGACGAAGTGGCCGGCGTCATGCTGACGCTCCCCAACACCCTGGGCCTGTTCCACCGGAGGATCTGCGACATTGTGGAGATAGCGCGGAAGCACGACGCCATTCTCTACAATGACGGCGCAAATCTCAACGCCATCCTCGGCAAGGCGAGGCCCGGCGATATCGGCTTCGACATCGTCCACATGAACCTGCACAAGACTTTCTCTACGCCCCATGGCGGCGGGGGACCCGGTGCGGGAGTCGTAGCGGTCTCGGAAAAGCTGGTTGATTTTCTTCCGATGCCCGCTGTCGTCAGGACGAAGCAGGGCTCGTACGCCCTTGATCCGGGCGGGGGAAAAAGCATCGGCCTCATGGCGTCATTCTTCGGGAATTTCTCAATACTGGTGCGGGCCTGCGTGTATATCATGATGCTGGGCCGGGAAGGGCTCATCGACGTATCGGAAATGGCCGTCCTGAACGCCAACTATATCAGGGTGAAGCTGAAAGAATATTATGACCTGCCCATCGATCGGACCTGCATGCACGAGTGCGTGTTCTCGGCGAAGCGGCAGGTGCAGAAGAACGGCGTCCACGCCATCGACATCGCCAAGGCGCTCATTGAGAGAGGCTTCCATCCCCCGACGATATATTTTCCCCTGGTGGTGGACGAGGCCCTTATGATAGAACCCACCGAAACGGAATCGAAGGAGACCATCGACGGCTTCATCGAGGCGATGATAGAGATCGCGAAGCTCGCTGAATCGGACCCGGAGAGGATCAAGAACGCCCCGAATAACACGCCGGTTTCGCGGCCCGACGAGACTAAGGCCGCCAGAGAGCTCAAGCTGACATGCAATCTCTGAATGCGCGTTTCATCCCGTACGCGTCCCGCGGCGGAGCGGAAAACATGGCCATCGATGAATACCTTGTGTCATTGCACGGGCGGACCGGCATGGCCGCGTTCAGGGTCTACGGGTGGAGTCCCCCGGCCATATCCCTGGGAAGGTACCAGGGGATAGACTGCCTCGACCTTGACGCCTGCCGTGCCGACAGCGTGGCTGTGGTCCGCCGGATCACCGGCGGCGGCGCCATTTACCATGGCAGGGAGCTCACCTATTCCCTGGTCCTGGGCAATGATGACCTGGACGGCAAGCCGAGGGACGTTCCTGACTCATTCAATAAAATGAACCGGTTTCTCATACTTTTTTACCGCTGGCTGGGCTTCCAGGCGTCTTACTCCTGTGACAGCGGAGGGAATGATCGGGCCGCGGCCCGCCCGGATTTTTGCTATTCCGGCAACGAGCGGTTTGATATCCTGATCGGCGGGAAAAAGATCGGAGGCAACGCACAGCGGCGTCTTGGAAAGACGGTGCTTCAGCACGGTTCGATACCCTTCGTGATAAACAGGGACCGCGTCGCCCGCTATTTTAAAGGCGGGATGGCCGGTGGAGGCTTCACTACATTGACCGAGCTTGCCGGAAGGGACCTTGATGCGGGCGCAAAGGCCCGGCTCCTCGCGGAGAGTTTCGCGGAGGTTACGGGTCTGCGGCTCAAACAGGAAGATATAGGCCCGGGAGAAAAAGCGGAAATAGAATCGATCATGAATACAAGATACCTGGACCGGCAGTGGACCCGGGAGGGACGGATGGATGATAATGAGGGCGAAAAGACCGCCATGGCTTGACAGGAAGATCGACTTCCGGGCCATGCATGAGACGGAACAGCGCCTTCGGGACCTGGATCTTCACACGGTGTGCCACCAGGCCCGGTGTCCCAATATATCCGAATGCTTTTCCCGCGGCACGGCCACGTTCCTCATCCTGGGAGATATCTGCACCAGGAACTGTTCCTTCTGCGGCGTGAAGCACGGAAAACCGCTTCAGACGGTAACTGACGAAGCGGTCCCTGTGGCCGAAGCGGTCAGGCGGTTGCAGTTCCGCCATGCAGTCATCACGTCCGTGACGCGGGACGACCTGCCGGACGGCGGCGCCGGGGCCTTCGCGGCGGTCATTGCCGAGCTGAAAAGGGCGGAAAGCCCGCCTGTAATCGAGGTCCTTGTGCCTGACTTCAATGGGGACGAAAACTCTATCCGCGCGGTCGTGGATGCAGGGCCGAACATTTTCGGTCACAACCTGGAAACCGTGCCTTCTCTTTATGGCGTGCGCTGTTCCTGCGATTACGGCCGCAGCCTCAAGGTCCTTGAAATTGCAAAGAAACTCTCACCGGCGGCCAAGACCAAGTCCGGTCTCATGGTCGGCCTGGGCGAAACGGAGGAGGAAATTATCGATGTCATGGGTGACCTGCGCGGCGTGGGCTGCGACTACCTGAGCATCGGGCAATACCTTCAACCGGGCCGGGAAAACATTCCCGTGAAGGAGTATGTGCGGCCGGAGCGGTTTGAGCGCTACAGGGACATCGCCCTTGGGCTGGGCTTTCTCCACGTGGAGAGCGGGGTGTACGTGAGGAGCTCATATATGGCCGACCGGTATGGGGAAAGAAATCCCCCTCCCTTGATGGGAGGGGTTAGGGGAGGGTGAATGGAATCAAGCACGATAGTTGGTTCCACCCCCACCCAGCCCTCCCCCATCAAGGGGGAGGGTATCCGTATCAGGGTATTATCATGAAAGAATACGACATCGTCATCATCGGCTCCGGGCCTGCCGGGTACACCGCGGCCTTTGAAGCCGTTAAACATAAAATGAAGGCGGCCATCATAGAACGGGACACGGCGCGCCTCGGTGGGGTATGCCTGAGCGAGGGATGCATCCCCCTTAAAGGTCTCCTCTCGTTTTCTGAATCGTCGAAGGATTACACCTCCATCCGCGAT
This genomic window from Spirochaetota bacterium contains:
- the gcvPA gene encoding aminomethyl-transferring glycine dehydrogenase subunit GcvPA, which encodes MARFTPHTDRDVRQMLDAIGVESVGQLFTDIPESLRPKSFDLPAGMSENEVARVFNDLARRNRTDLVSFLGGGYYDHFIPAAVDTVSSRSEFFTAYTPYQPEASQGTLRAIFEYQTMIAGIAGLDYANASLYDGGTALYEAIAMAVRANNRKKILVDAGVNPLFRKIIGTYVINIDVDIVEVDLKDIHADTAKLESLLDDDTSALVVQNPNFFGIVDDFEPLFEKARARGIVNILVFYPLSLGIIKTPGEMKADIAVGEGQSLGLPLSFGGPYLGVMAVEKKFVRKMPGRIVGETVDRSGKPAFVLTLQAREQHIRREKATSNICSNQALCALRAVVYLSLLGKEGFRKTALICMERAEYLKEQLRSIKRIKVLKGQTFNEFAVDLSIPAADFAKGMLAQGFVAGLPASLFYKDMEKRLIIAVTEKRSFKETEEFAAAAQKVLS
- the gcvPB gene encoding aminomethyl-transferring glycine dehydrogenase subunit GcvPB; this translates as MKHIFEKSVPGRIGIDPGVVSEGTIKLLDERFRRQSDSHLPEVSELDVMRHYILLSQLNYSVDTHFYPLGSCTMKYNPKANEALSSLPGFAGAHPFMAYLGEEHVQGCLELIYNLSSLLAEITGMKGVTTQPYAGAHGELTGILLMAAYHKSKGNKKKYVIVPDEAHGTNPASAAMGGYTVISIPVDKEGGMDVDIFREKMSDEVAGVMLTLPNTLGLFHRRICDIVEIARKHDAILYNDGANLNAILGKARPGDIGFDIVHMNLHKTFSTPHGGGGPGAGVVAVSEKLVDFLPMPAVVRTKQGSYALDPGGGKSIGLMASFFGNFSILVRACVYIMMLGREGLIDVSEMAVLNANYIRVKLKEYYDLPIDRTCMHECVFSAKRQVQKNGVHAIDIAKALIERGFHPPTIYFPLVVDEALMIEPTETESKETIDGFIEAMIEIAKLAESDPERIKNAPNNTPVSRPDETKAARELKLTCNL
- a CDS encoding lipoate--protein ligase family protein: MQSLNARFIPYASRGGAENMAIDEYLVSLHGRTGMAAFRVYGWSPPAISLGRYQGIDCLDLDACRADSVAVVRRITGGGAIYHGRELTYSLVLGNDDLDGKPRDVPDSFNKMNRFLILFYRWLGFQASYSCDSGGNDRAAARPDFCYSGNERFDILIGGKKIGGNAQRRLGKTVLQHGSIPFVINRDRVARYFKGGMAGGGFTTLTELAGRDLDAGAKARLLAESFAEVTGLRLKQEDIGPGEKAEIESIMNTRYLDRQWTREGRMDDNEGEKTAMA
- the lipA gene encoding lipoyl synthase, encoding MMRAKRPPWLDRKIDFRAMHETEQRLRDLDLHTVCHQARCPNISECFSRGTATFLILGDICTRNCSFCGVKHGKPLQTVTDEAVPVAEAVRRLQFRHAVITSVTRDDLPDGGAGAFAAVIAELKRAESPPVIEVLVPDFNGDENSIRAVVDAGPNIFGHNLETVPSLYGVRCSCDYGRSLKVLEIAKKLSPAAKTKSGLMVGLGETEEEIIDVMGDLRGVGCDYLSIGQYLQPGRENIPVKEYVRPERFERYRDIALGLGFLHVESGVYVRSSYMADRYGERNPPPLMGGVRGG